The DNA segment GCATGGCCTCATCACGAGTGAGCTCCTCCATCGCAGTGTTGTTAACCATCTTTATCTGATCACCCGGTTTCAGACGCCCATCTTTGTCCGCAGGGCTGTCTGGGACAATACATTGAATGTATATTCCCAAGAGTGGTGAGTCCATTCCTCCAGTGAGAACCAAGCCCAGGTCATGTGTTCCCATGAATATTATAATCTCACATTCCTTAAGGGGGGTGATATCTGTGAGAAGAGCAATTTTAGGAGTTGCAATGATAATATATGTTTGCAACACAAAAAGCGGTTACTTATGCACCTACTCAGGGGCGGAACCTGCTAGGGGGTGGTTTTTAGGGGCTCAAGTCCCCCTTTTTGTAAAAACTACTTATTGTTAGTttgaggttacaacaattttgccactcACTTGCTAGACTACAACCAGGTCTAGCGACTAAGGGTATAAAGGATCTAGACCCTAGTAGAGCACTGAAGTTACTAACCCTCGGCTATGGACATGAATAATagagtgttatacaataaGTGCAGTATAGTATGCACGAGCATACCATGGAAGCTGGCTAAGCAGCTCATTCATTTCATAATAggaaagttcaaaggtcaaatagCTAAAAGTCGCCTCCGGCGGGGCGGAAGAAAGATGCTCCCCCCCTGGGCAGTTTAGCTAGCCGCCCAACAGGGCTTCACCCCTTCTAACTATCCTCCCCTTTGGATCCTCCCTTGCTACTGTCATACACTCTCTAATTTCCAAATGCACAGTCATACCTTCTACTTCACACCTTCTACTTCACACCTTCTACTTTGTACTTCACAAACACCCTACCTTTATCTTTCTGCTCAAAATACTGGAAGCCCTGCTCAACCTCCCTCTCAGTTAGGGGTTGAGAGCTGCGGTTGGAGTAGTATGACATCCTGTTGCTGTCCACCTGTGCCACACCCGCTCTCTGCAGGATTCCCGGGCTCCCCATTTTGGGTCCTGTCTTGCCATCACAGTCCACACTGACAGGACGACGTCTAGACGGTTGCTTGAGTGAGCCTGCATGGGGAAACATTGTCAtgtgcagggtttcatctagtgtggggggggggactggggtgaaccttccccccccaaAATGCTcatcttcccccccccccaaatgacatcatcacattagtactatctatgatgtgaaatatgtaactagatctactgtaatgcactagcatgtaataggtggtgtggtcaacaaatgtgggagtggccaaacattttgcggcgtgcgtaaaccttcctccccaaacttttaatcctagatgaaaccctgatgtGAGCTATACTATACGTATACAAACCATGCAAAAAGCTAGTGCACAGTATGGATCATTTAAAGCAGGAAATTCAAATGATGTGGTGCATTTCCTGTGCATGGGAATTCCTGAGATTTGTATAAAAGGTTGAATGTTTACAAGTTCAAATAGTCTAATATCAAGTCATGATTATAAGCATGGCCACTAAGCAGCTACTACTCTACCTGCTATGTGCCCTTGCTTTTACTGCAGTAGTACAAGCTACAGAAGTGAGAGAGTCAAGGCCAATTGCATTAGTGAAACCGACAAGTAGCATAGTCTATACTGATCGAGCTAACAATACAAACGATACTTGTGGGACAAACACAAACTGTCCTATCTGGGCAGAATGTAATACAGGagattgtgtgtgcagtgagaATCTACCAGAATCATTAAAATGTGCTGAGCATACACTACAATTATCAGTGAGGAtgtgtcactgtgtgactTTGGATGACGTTTCTGGAGACATTATCGAAGGGAAATGCTTCGTGAACTGTTTCAATGACAACTACAGAGATCATTATTATCTACAGCTTCCACAAAATACGTCCAGACTGAATTACTTCATGTGTGAGAAGTGGTGGAACAGAACAGGACCATTGTGTGGAGAGTGCTTACCCGGACACAGACCTTTGGCTTACTCTTACAATATGGCGTGTGTGAAATGCCCTGAGGGAAACAATAACATCTGGAAGTACATTTTAGCAGCTTACGGTCCACTGACAGTGTTTTATTTCATTGTTTTATTCTTGAAAGTAAATGGTACTTCTTCTCATCTTCATGGATACCTAATCTTTGCTCAACTATTTGCATCACCTGCTTTTACTAGAACACTTGACCTCGCAATCCACGAGCGATACGATAAGGGTAGTAGTGGCATTGTATTTCCAATCCTCACAACTGCGTATGGAATATGGAACTTAGATTTCTTCAGATGGTTATATTCCGACCTTTGTCTTGATGTGTCTACACTTACAGTTTTAGCTCTGGACTATGCAGTGGCTATCTACCCACTTTTGTTGACTGTTGTCTCTTACATACTGATTGAACTACATAGTAAAAATGTTAGGATAGTGGTTATCTTGTGGACCCCATTTCGATGGTTGCTAACACGTTTTCGTAGAAAGTGGGAAAGTAGGACCACAGTGATCGATGCATTTGCAACGTTCTTTCTACTCTCATTTGTCAAAATTGCATGGACTTCGTTTGATATCATTACCCCAGTTCAGGCTACCAGTGTGGGAACAAATGAAACAGAGTGGGTTTACTATTTAAATGCAACTGTTGTATTCTTCGGAACTGATCACTTACCGTATGCCATCGTAGCAATTGTCTTCTGTTTTGTACTCATTATTACTTCAATGCTGTTTCTACTGTTCTATCAAGCTAAATCCACACAGAGGACACTGAACTGCTTGAGACTTCATCACCAGTTAATAAAAGCTGTTATGGACTCATTCCAGGGCTACTACAAGAACGGAACAGAAAGAACGAAAGATTATCGATGGTTTGCAGCCGTACCTTTGATTGGACAATTCGCAATACTTGTTTTTTACTCGATGGCTCTCGATACCAGCATGTTACTACCTGAAACAGTTGTCGCCGTCTTCATCATGTTGCTAACGGTAATTGTGCAGCCCTATAAAAATCAGTTTGCACATTATACAAAAATAGATGTTACATTTTGGGCTATCATTGCTCTCTGCTCTACTGGAGCCCGGGGAATATTCTATACATCACATTTAGAGACTGAAATTATGAGTGGTATCCTCATCGTGGTGTATTTTTCTCCAATAATCTACATATCCTGTGTCTCTAGCTACTGGATTCTCTCTAAATTGAAACTGAAACAAAAGATCTTTCGGATTAGAAACTGGAGAAGAAACCAACACATTGAGAGTGAACTTGAAGCAGTTTTTCCCGATCGAGTTGTTAACCCAGAGAACTACCAAGAAGTGAGCTTAAGAGATTTCAATGTTTCAGATGACGTCCAACAAACACAAGATTGTGATACGTACTGAGTTAAGTGCATGTTGCTGTAAACATTTCACTCAATAACATATGGTTAGGAATGATATACATACGTACCTTACGGTATGCATTGACATACACTTATTTCCATTTAGCTGTTTCAGTATATAGATTTCTATGAAGATTtttcagtgtgcatgcataccCTTTATCAGTTTCCCTATCTTTTTCAGTATGCATTTACTTACCCCTTAAGTGTGACAAAATGATTAACGTTTGGCCGCAAAACATTGTCAACCGAACCTTTGAACATCGCCAGCTGAGCAGGGAGTTTTAGCAAACGAGTATGGCTATTGAGCTTCAGGTAGAAATTCTGAGCCTGGTataagcacataattataataataggtaCAGGGCCGTCGCCACCAGTCCGGTTAGTCAGGTTTTGACCTGACCACTTTTTGACTTTTATACTGTAAACCACAATGGACAAGGGGCGGGGCTGCCCACATAGACTATACTTCAGCTCTACAGCTCTGCATTCAGCATTAACTTTTCAAGCCTTCCTGATCAGGCTCACAACCATCCATTTCAAAGTCTGACAAcaatcactataataattatatctgcatGGGGCTATGGACTGGTGATCCCTGAGGCCCACTTCCACCAATAAACTGAACCATTGCCTTTATTTTTTCATTTTTTTACCTTTTATCTTTTAcctttttgtttttttgcatatactacatgtataccttgTATAGGTACCATGGTATTTTCATCTGGGTCATTAATAGTCACTACTGAAAGCGGGCGTGGCTGGAACATTCGGTGCGCTATAGCGCGCATTTCTATTGTTAACCTGACCAGTACACAATAACAAAATTGGTGGCTACGGTCCTGagttacatgcacacatgcagtcatgtaaTTAAAAACATGCCATGCATGTAGTTGCTTGTGTATCAAAATCTATGACGTTACCTCCGAAAACTCTATTATTGGTCCTGAAGGACTAACAGCTAAAAGTAAGCCAATCCAGTAGATACATGTGCATAGAACAAGTAGAATATTTGGGGGAAATACAAACGATGAGGATAATTATGTGATAGCATGTCTCTCATAATTTGAGCCAGGTTGTATGGAATATCCCTGGGCTACATACATGTtatcaggagcacataaagagaaggagcatCTAACTGTGTGGAAAAGCTGTTGTCTAAGTGGTAGGACTAAATATCTCCATTCAGTTTTGCTGTGCCATGCTGACCTAGATCTGCTAGACTaattagtcatcattatcatctagGTAGCTACTAAGCTACTTTCTATCAGAGCTGGGCATGCTGGTTCTGCACTGAGCTTGGTCTCTCAGTCTGCTCCTAGATCCTGGCCTTGATAGATTTTCTTAGTGTCTTAATTAATGCGTGGACGACTACtctacgtcacgattgtgagCTACAtattgcccacgttcataaaaatgtatgtggatcacgcgacttcGCATACCAGGCTTCACTTTTTCTTTCATGTCCATCATGTCCTTCTTTAGTGCCTCCCACCATCTCTAGCTCATTTATATtgagagaacagacaagaacaagaaaaagtaaagcctggggacgaggctaaaTTAGATGCTCCTTCCCTTTATGTGCTCCTAATGTAGCCCAAAATGTAGTATGCACGATTATCCATGCAATAACGTATGGCAAATTAGAGACATGTCTTAGATACCTACATGCAGTGCATCCAatctccatataattattgctgtgcatataatttattaggtacttttcattggctaatAGAGCTATCAACAATACaatataattccctgggaattaTGGCTCAATATCTTTATATGCTCTTGTGTAAATTGTTATGAATTTTTGTAGGCCATTGTACTACATatcccacacagtacatgaATTCTTTGCCTAACAGGCGTAATTAAATTACACATGTAGTCCGTGCACATTGTAATTTGGTGTTGGGAGTAATAATCACCATGGCATTCCTTTTAGCTACACCTGCATGTTTACTAGTTCTAAGCAAAACTGGGGAGTCCCACCTTGTGGGCAGTAATCCAGTAGCAGCCTATACACTCACTACACATTATCGTATGACTGAAAGCCTGACATAGTACCTGACCGTGCATGTACTTTTTTCAAAGTGACCCTTTTTGTTT comes from the Halichondria panicea chromosome 4, odHalPani1.1, whole genome shotgun sequence genome and includes:
- the LOC135334493 gene encoding uncharacterized protein LOC135334493; this translates as MIISMATKQLLLYLLCALAFTAVVQATEVRESRPIALVKPTSSIVYTDRANNTNDTCGTNTNCPIWAECNTGDCVCSENLPESLKCAEHTLQLSVRMCHCVTLDDVSGDIIEGKCFVNCFNDNYRDHYYLQLPQNTSRLNYFMCEKWWNRTGPLCGECLPGHRPLAYSYNMACVKCPEGNNNIWKYILAAYGPLTVFYFIVLFLKVNGTSSHLHGYLIFAQLFASPAFTRTLDLAIHERYDKGSSGIVFPILTTAYGIWNLDFFRWLYSDLCLDVSTLTVLALDYAVAIYPLLLTVVSYILIELHSKNVRIVVILWTPFRWLLTRFRRKWESRTTVIDAFATFFLLSFVKIAWTSFDIITPVQATSVGTNETEWVYYLNATVVFFGTDHLPYAIVAIVFCFVLIITSMLFLLFYQAKSTQRTLNCLRLHHQLIKAVMDSFQGYYKNGTERTKDYRWFAAVPLIGQFAILVFYSMALDTSMLLPETVVAVFIMLLTVIVQPYKNQFAHYTKIDVTFWAIIALCSTGARGIFYTSHLETEIMSGILIVVYFSPIIYISCVSSYWILSKLKLKQKIFRIRNWRRNQHIESELEAVFPDRVVNPENYQEVSLRDFNVSDDVQQTQDCDTY